A segment of the Candidatus Effluviviaceae Genus V sp. genome:
CTCCGGCAGCTCCTCGAGCCCGACCCCCCGCTCGTGCGCCAGGGCGATGACGGGACCGACCACCCAGTTCGCGAGCACCGCGCCCGCATCCGGCCTGTCGAGGGCGCGCGCGGCGCGGTCGAAGAGCGACAGGACATGGGGATCGGCCGCGATGACCTCGATCTGCTCGTCCGTAAGGCAGTGGGCCGTGCGCAGCCTCTCCGCCGCCCGTGCGGGGAGCTCCGGCATGTGCGAACGGAGCCGCTCGACGCGCTCGGGCGCGAGTTGGAACGGTCCAAGGTCGGGGTCCGGGAAGTAGCGGTAGTCGGACTCCTCCTCCTTCGAGCGCATCGCGACGGCGCGGTCCTGCGCCTCGTCCCAGGCGAGCGTCGCGTGCCGCACGCGCCCGCCACGCTCGAGGACATCCGTCTGGCGTTCGATCTCGAAGACGAGAGCCCGCGAGACCGCTCGGAACGAGTTGAGGTTCTTGATCTCGGTCTGCGTGCCGCGCCCGTCCGCATCCGGTGTCCTCAGCGAGACGTTCGTGTCGAAGCGAATCGAGCCCTCGTGCATCCGGCCGGTCGCGACACCGAGGAAGACGAGCGCGCGGCTCAGTGCCTTCAGGAAGTCTCCGGCGGCCTCGACGGAGTGGATGTCGGGCTCGGTCACGATCTCGACGAGCGGGACGCCGGAGCGGTTCATGTCGACCAGACTCGGGGAACCCGGCGGGCCGTGCACCGTCTTGCCCGCGTCCTCCTCCAGATGGACCCGCCGGATGCGGACCGGCGGTCCTCCCGGCGGCTCGAACCGGCCGCCCGTGGCGACGGGGCGGGCGTACTGCGTGATCTGATAGCCCTTCGGCAGGTCGGGATAGAAGTAGTTCTTCCTCGCGAACCGCGTGACATCGGCCATCCCCCCGCCGACGGCCAGCGCTGTGAGGATCGCGAGGTCGAGCGCCGACGCGTTCAGGACCGGGAGCGCGCCGGGCAGGCCGAGGCAGACGGGGCACACGCGGGTATTCGGCTCGCCCCCCACCTCGTTGGGACACGAGCAGAAGAGCTTCGTCCGCGTGACGAGCTGGGCATGGACCTCGAAACCTATGTCGGGGACGTAGCGGCTCACGTCGAACCTCCGTCCCGTGACCCTTCGTCCGAGCCGAGCGCCGGCGACGCGTCGCGGAACGGGGCGACGCGCTCGAGTGCGGCGGCCGCACGGAAGAGAACGGCCTCGTCGAAACGCGGCGCCACGAGCTGGACCCCGACCGGCAGCCCGTCGCCCGCAACCGACCACGGAACCGAGGCCGCCGGAACGCCCGCGAGGCTCGTCGGCGCGGTGAAGACGTCCGAGAGATACATGGAGAGCGGGTCGTCCGCCCGCTCTCCCAGTCTGAAGGCCGTGCCGGGCGTGACCGGCGTCAGGAGCACCTCGCACGCGGAGAACGCGGCGTCGAAGTCGGCCGCGATGAGGCTTCGCACCCTCTGCGCCGTCAGGTAGTACCGGTCGCGGTACCCGGCGGAGAGAGCGAACGTACCGAGCACGATGCGGCGCTTCACCTCCTCGCCGAAGCCCTCGGTCCGTGTGCGCACGACCAGATCGTCCTCGTCGCGGGCGTCGGCCGGCGCGGCACCGTAACGGATCCCGTCGTAGCGGGCGAGATTCGAGGAGGCCTCCGCATCGGCCAGTACGTGATACGCGGCGACGCCGTAGCCCGTGTGGGGCATGCCGACCCGCGTCACGCTCGCTCCGGCGTCCTCGAGCGCCCGGGCCGCGTCCAGGACCGCCTGCCGGACGGGTTCCTCGAGCCCGTCGCCGAGATACTCCTCCGGCAGACCGACACGAACCCCCGGGACGCTCTCCTGTGCCGCTCGGGCGTAGTCGTCGACGCCGCGCTCGGAGGAGGTCGCGTCCAGGGGATCGCGCCCGGCGATGACTGAGAGCACGGCGGCCGCGCCGGCCACGTCGCGGGAGATCGGACCGATGGTGTCGAGCGACGAGGCGAAGGCGACAAGGCCGCTCCGCGAGACGCGACCGTAGGTCGGCTTGACGCCGACGACGCCGCAGAATGCGGCCGGCTGACGGACCGACCCGCCGGTGTCGGTCCCGAGCGCGAGCGGCGCAAGTCCCGCCGCCACGGCCGCGGCCGAGCCGCCGCTCGAGCCGCCCGGCACCCGCTCCGCATCCCAGGGGTTCTTCACCGGACCGAAACCCGAGTTCTCGTTGGACGAACCCATGCCGAACTCGTCGAGATTGGCCTTCGCGACGACGACGGCCCCTCCGCGCCGGGCCCGTTCGACGGCGGTCGCGTCTCCCGGGGCACGGTATCCCTCCAGCAGCCGGGAACCCGCCGTGGTCGGAAGGTCGCGCGTGGCAATGTTGTCTTTGATGACG
Coding sequences within it:
- the gatB gene encoding Asp-tRNA(Asn)/Glu-tRNA(Gln) amidotransferase subunit GatB yields the protein MVGCGRRAAGRGPARGAAFRRGRSLPCGRRTRARRPVPRRVAGARLGRRVTGRRFDVSRYVPDIGFEVHAQLVTRTKLFCSCPNEVGGEPNTRVCPVCLGLPGALPVLNASALDLAILTALAVGGGMADVTRFARKNYFYPDLPKGYQITQYARPVATGGRFEPPGGPPVRIRRVHLEEDAGKTVHGPPGSPSLVDMNRSGVPLVEIVTEPDIHSVEAAGDFLKALSRALVFLGVATGRMHEGSIRFDTNVSLRTPDADGRGTQTEIKNLNSFRAVSRALVFEIERQTDVLERGGRVRHATLAWDEAQDRAVAMRSKEEESDYRYFPDPDLGPFQLAPERVERLRSHMPELPARAAERLRTAHCLTDEQIEVIAADPHVLSLFDRAARALDRPDAGAVLANWVVGPVIALAHERGVGLEELPEALLTPGKLAAVVRARYDGVVSEPAARVLLKAAAESSESVDELIERLGLTGVDDDDLRRTVERIVESHPEEAARWRAGERKLLKHFVGLVMRETGGRADPRRAAELLESALEAG
- the gatA gene encoding Asp-tRNA(Asn)/Glu-tRNA(Gln) amidotransferase subunit GatA translates to VIKDNIATRDLPTTAGSRLLEGYRAPGDATAVERARRGGAVVVAKANLDEFGMGSSNENSGFGPVKNPWDAERVPGGSSGGSAAAVAAGLAPLALGTDTGGSVRQPAAFCGVVGVKPTYGRVSRSGLVAFASSLDTIGPISRDVAGAAAVLSVIAGRDPLDATSSERGVDDYARAAQESVPGVRVGLPEEYLGDGLEEPVRQAVLDAARALEDAGASVTRVGMPHTGYGVAAYHVLADAEASSNLARYDGIRYGAAPADARDEDDLVVRTRTEGFGEEVKRRIVLGTFALSAGYRDRYYLTAQRVRSLIAADFDAAFSACEVLLTPVTPGTAFRLGERADDPLSMYLSDVFTAPTSLAGVPAASVPWSVAGDGLPVGVQLVAPRFDEAVLFRAAAALERVAPFRDASPALGSDEGSRDGGST